The following proteins are encoded in a genomic region of Mahella australiensis 50-1 BON:
- a CDS encoding aldehyde dehydrogenase family protein: protein MKKIWIEGRWTDTPEHLEVKSPYDGSLIDTVSYADVTYVERAANSARRGAEQMRRLSAAHRSEILLNTARIMQRRFDEFALTLTKEVGKPLRESQNEVDRAIQTITIAAEEAKRIYGQTVPFDATAGAENKRGYYMRVPVGIVLAITPFNAPLNLAAHKVAPALAAGNAVILKPASATPLADTMLVEALLEAGLPPEGINLIIGSGSAVGDALVAHPAVNMVTFTGSPEVGEHIMHIAGLKKLTMELGSSSCVIAMDDADIDAVARKVRVAGYANAGQVCISVQRVIVHEKAYDKFIDKLVPMIGAMNIGDPLDESVDMGPMITETEARRVEQWIQEAVVAGARCMMPVKRSGALLSPTVLADVTPGMKVWDKEVFGPLVAVAPCRDMEHAVELANSTTYGLQAGVFTNRLDDVWQAIEGIDVGGIMINEAPSFRIDAMPYGGVKLSGIGREGPRYAVEEMTDMKLVCFDIGGGRKP, encoded by the coding sequence CAGCGAATAGCGCACGACGTGGTGCAGAGCAGATGAGGCGTCTGTCGGCTGCGCACCGCTCGGAGATATTGCTAAACACTGCGCGTATTATGCAGCGGAGGTTCGATGAATTTGCATTGACGCTGACCAAAGAGGTTGGCAAGCCGCTGCGCGAGTCGCAAAATGAAGTCGACCGAGCCATACAGACAATAACCATAGCCGCCGAGGAGGCCAAGCGCATATACGGGCAGACCGTGCCCTTTGACGCTACGGCTGGCGCCGAGAACAAGCGCGGCTACTATATGCGCGTGCCCGTAGGCATAGTGTTGGCTATAACGCCGTTCAATGCGCCGCTTAATCTGGCTGCGCATAAAGTTGCACCGGCACTGGCGGCGGGCAATGCGGTGATACTAAAGCCGGCCAGCGCTACGCCGTTGGCTGATACCATGCTGGTCGAGGCATTGCTGGAGGCGGGATTGCCGCCCGAGGGCATAAACCTTATCATCGGTAGCGGCTCTGCCGTGGGCGATGCCCTGGTGGCCCATCCGGCGGTCAATATGGTTACGTTTACAGGCAGCCCCGAGGTGGGAGAGCATATCATGCACATAGCCGGGCTAAAAAAGTTGACTATGGAGTTGGGCTCAAGTTCGTGCGTTATAGCCATGGATGACGCCGATATAGATGCCGTGGCGCGCAAAGTGCGTGTGGCCGGTTATGCCAATGCCGGTCAGGTGTGCATATCGGTGCAGCGCGTCATCGTCCATGAGAAGGCGTATGATAAATTCATAGATAAGTTGGTTCCCATGATAGGTGCGATGAATATAGGCGATCCGCTGGATGAATCGGTGGATATGGGGCCGATGATAACCGAAACCGAGGCGCGGCGCGTGGAGCAATGGATACAGGAGGCCGTTGTAGCTGGTGCCCGATGCATGATGCCGGTTAAACGCAGCGGAGCGTTGTTGTCGCCCACAGTGTTGGCCGATGTGACCCCTGGTATGAAAGTATGGGATAAAGAGGTTTTCGGGCCGCTGGTAGCCGTTGCGCCATGCCGGGATATGGAACACGCCGTAGAATTGGCCAACAGCACGACTTACGGCTTGCAGGCCGGCGTATTCACCAACAGGTTGGACGATGTATGGCAGGCTATAGAAGGGATTGACGTCGGCGGCATCATGATAAACGAGGCGCCGTCGTTCAGGATAGACGCCATGCCTTACGGCGGGGTAAAACTCAGCGGCATAGGCCGCGAGGGGCCGCGCTATGCCGTCGAGGAGATGACCGATATGAAGCTGGTATGCTTCGATATAGGAGGAGGTAGGAAACCGTGA